A window of the Radiobacillus deserti genome harbors these coding sequences:
- a CDS encoding DUF3899 domain-containing protein, whose amino-acid sequence MEGYIDAIFSLSLLYIMFALFLFILRGRFFDGVTYGFRRFIHRMGKNKDLLDEFEKKPLPSDMINMNFYKAIVYQATLTAIVVGSLLCLYYLF is encoded by the coding sequence TTGGAAGGCTATATAGATGCAATCTTTTCCCTTAGCCTTCTTTATATTATGTTCGCCCTATTTTTATTTATTTTGAGAGGCCGTTTTTTTGATGGGGTTACTTACGGGTTTCGACGTTTTATACATCGAATGGGAAAAAATAAAGACTTGTTAGATGAATTTGAGAAAAAACCTCTTCCATCAGATATGATTAATATGAATTTCTACAAAGCAATCGTTTATCAAGCTACTCTAACAGCAATTGTTGTCGGCTCCTTATTATGTTTGTATTATTTATTTTAA
- a CDS encoding peptide ABC transporter substrate-binding protein yields MKKSNWLLLVLALVMSMFLAACSGGDDENAGEDSSKGGDESAEQVLRLTEGDEIPTMDPQLSTNTISSQWLGTTLEGLYRVGKDGAPEPAIAKSHDVSEDALTWTFHLREDAVWSNGDPITAHDFVYSWRRAVDPEVGSEYGPYMMGGVIKNANEVAAGEKPVEELGVKAVDDYTFEVQLAKPTPYMESLATFTTFYPLNQKFVEEQGDQFGLEAENLVFNGAFIMTEWNHGEGWTLEKNPDYWDADSVKLDKITVKVTKDVPTNVNLYNNDQIDRTGLTSTFVEEYKSSDEFRTVLNPGVFYLKFNQERSEALANVNIRKAIATAFDKQGIADTILNNGSIPAGGLVPKEFVAHPETGEDFREINGELLPYDKEKAKEYWEKGLSELGTDSVTLNYLTGDTETSKNISAFMKNQLETNLPGLTIELQQVPFKERLRLDTEMEYDIQAAGWVPDYADPNTFLNMWVTDGANNKMGFSNPEYDAMLEKANNELAQKPNERFQTFLDMEKLLIQEEAAIAPMYQEGVAQLWKPYVKDVFKNQIGPEYSYKWAYIEK; encoded by the coding sequence ATGAAGAAGTCAAATTGGTTATTACTAGTACTAGCTCTAGTGATGAGTATGTTCCTAGCTGCTTGTTCTGGTGGCGACGATGAGAACGCAGGTGAGGATAGTAGCAAAGGCGGAGATGAATCTGCTGAACAAGTGTTGAGACTTACTGAGGGTGACGAAATTCCTACAATGGACCCACAGTTATCTACTAACACAATTTCTTCTCAATGGTTAGGTACTACATTAGAAGGTCTATATCGTGTTGGTAAGGACGGAGCTCCAGAACCAGCAATCGCAAAAAGTCATGATGTTAGTGAGGATGCCCTAACTTGGACTTTCCACTTGCGTGAAGATGCAGTTTGGTCTAACGGTGATCCAATTACTGCGCATGATTTCGTTTATTCTTGGAGACGTGCAGTTGATCCAGAAGTAGGATCTGAATATGGTCCATACATGATGGGTGGCGTTATCAAAAACGCAAACGAAGTTGCTGCAGGTGAGAAACCAGTTGAAGAACTTGGTGTTAAAGCTGTAGACGACTATACGTTTGAAGTTCAACTTGCAAAACCAACTCCTTACATGGAGTCTTTAGCAACATTCACAACATTCTATCCATTGAATCAAAAATTCGTTGAAGAACAAGGTGATCAATTCGGCCTTGAAGCTGAAAACTTAGTATTCAACGGTGCATTCATTATGACAGAATGGAACCACGGTGAAGGTTGGACACTTGAGAAAAACCCTGATTACTGGGATGCAGACTCTGTAAAACTTGATAAAATTACTGTTAAAGTTACAAAAGACGTTCCAACAAACGTTAACTTGTACAACAACGATCAAATTGATCGTACTGGTTTAACTTCTACGTTCGTTGAAGAGTACAAAAGCAGTGACGAGTTCAGAACAGTATTGAACCCAGGTGTTTTCTACTTGAAATTTAACCAAGAGCGTAGTGAAGCTTTAGCTAACGTGAATATCCGTAAAGCTATCGCAACTGCTTTTGATAAACAAGGTATTGCAGATACAATTTTAAATAACGGATCTATTCCTGCAGGTGGTTTAGTACCGAAAGAATTCGTTGCTCACCCTGAAACTGGAGAAGATTTCCGTGAAATCAATGGTGAACTTTTACCATATGACAAAGAAAAAGCAAAAGAATATTGGGAAAAAGGTCTATCAGAATTAGGTACTGATTCTGTTACATTAAACTACTTAACTGGTGATACAGAAACATCTAAAAACATCAGTGCATTTATGAAAAACCAATTAGAAACAAACCTACCAGGTCTTACAATTGAACTTCAACAAGTTCCATTTAAAGAGCGTCTACGTCTAGACACCGAAATGGAGTATGATATTCAAGCAGCTGGTTGGGTACCTGACTATGCTGACCCTAACACATTCTTAAATATGTGGGTAACAGATGGTGCTAACAATAAAATGGGCTTCTCTAACCCTGAATATGATGCAATGTTAGAAAAAGCTAACAATGAATTAGCTCAAAAACCTAATGAGCGTTTCCAAACATTCTTAGATATGGAAAAACTTCTAATCCAAGAAGAAGCTGCAATTGCACCAATGTACCAAGAAGGTGTAGCACAACTTTGGAAACCATACGTAAAAGATGTATTTAAAAACCAAATCGGTCCTGAGTACAGCTATAAATGGGCATATATAGAAAAATAA